One genomic region from Pecten maximus chromosome 5, xPecMax1.1, whole genome shotgun sequence encodes:
- the LOC117326753 gene encoding uncharacterized PPE family protein PPE12-like: MSGSDNLGQGSDNLGQGSDNLGQGSYNLGQRSDNLGQGSDNLGQGIDNLDQGSDNLGQGSDNLGQGSDNLGQRSDNLGQGSDNLGQGIDNLDQGSDNLGQGSDNLGQGSDNLGQRSDNLGQGSDNLDQRSDNLGQGSDNLGQRSDNLGQGSDNLGQGSDNLGQRSDNLCQGSDNLGQGSDNLGQGSDNLGQGSDNIGQGSDNLGQGSDNLGQGSDNLGQGSDNLGQGSDNLGQGSDNLGQGSDTLGQGNDNLGQGSDNIGQGSDNLGQGSDNLGQGSDNLGQGSDNLCQGSDNIGQRSDNIGQGSDNLGQESDNLGQGSDNLGQGSDNIGQGSDNLGQGSDNLGQGSDNLGQGSDNLGQGSDNLGQGSDNLGQGSDYLGQWSDNLGQGSDNLGQGNDNLGQGSDNLGQGSDNLGQGSDNLGQGSDNLGQGSDNLGQGSDNLGQGSDNLCQGSDNLGQGSDSLGQGSDNLGQGSDNLGQGSDNLGQGSDYLGQGSDNLGQGSDNLGQENDNLGKGSDNLGQGSDNLCQGSDNLGQGSDSLGQGSDNLGQGSDYLGQRRVTTLVRGVTAEVRAVTT; the protein is encoded by the coding sequence ATGTCAGGGAGTGACAACCTAGGTCAGGGGAGTGACAACCTAGGTCAGGGGAGTGACAATCTAGGTCAGGGGAGTTACAACCTAGGTCAAAGGAGTGACAACCTAGGTCAGGGGAGTGACAACCTAGGTCAAGGGATTGACAACTTAGATCAGGGAAGTGACAACCTAGGTCAGGGGAGTGACAACCTAGGTCAGGGGAGTGACAACCTAGGTCAAAGGAGTGACAACCTAGGTCAGGGGAGTGACAACCTAGGTCAAGGGATTGACAACTTAGATCAGGGAAGTGACAACCTAGGTCAGGGGAGTGACAACCTAGGTCAGGGGAGTGACAACCTAGGTCAAAGGAGTGACAACCTAGGTCAGGGGAGTGACAACTTAGATCAGAGAAGTGATAATCTAGGTCAGGGGAGTGACAACCTAGGTCAAAGGAGTGACAACCTTGGTCAGGGGAGTGACAACCTAGGTCAGGGGAGTGACAACCTAGGTCAGAGGAGTGACAATCTATGTCAGGGGAGTGACAACCTAGGTCAGGGGAGTGACAACCTAGGTCAGGGGAGTGACAACCTTGGTCAGGGGAGTGACAACATAGGTCAGGGGAGTGACAACCTAGGTCAGGGGAGTGACAACCTAGGTCAGGGAAGTGACAACCTAGGTCAGGGGAGTGACAACCTAGGTCAGGGGAGTGACAACCTAGGTCAGGGAAGTGACAACCTTGGTCAGGGGAGTGACACCCTAGGTCAGGGGAATGACAACCTAGGTCAGGGGAGTGACAACATAGGTCAGGGGAGTGACAACCTAGGTCAGGGGAGTGACAACCTAGGTCAGGGGAGTGACAACCTGGGTCAGGGAAGTGACAATCTATGTCAGGGGAGTGACAACATAGGTCAGAGGAGTGACAACATAGGTCAGGGGAGTGACAACCTGGGTCAGGAAAGTGACAACCTAGGTCAGGGGAGTGACAATCTAGGTCAGGGGAGTGACAACATAGGTCAGGGGAGTGACAACCTAGGTCAGGGGAGTGACAACCTAGGTCAGGGTAGTGACAATCTAGGTCAGGGGAGTGACAACCTAGGTCAGGGGAGTGACAACCTAGGTCAGGGGAGTGACAACCTAGGTCAGGGGAGTGACTACCTAGGTCAGTGGAGTGACAACCTAGGTCAGGGAAGTGACAACCTAGGTCAGGGGAATGACAACCTAGGTCAGGGGAGTGACAACCTTGGTCAGGGGAGTGACAACCTAGGTCAGGGGAGTGACAACCTAGGTCAGGGGAGTGACAACCTAGGTCAGGGGAGTGACAACCTTGGTCAGGGGAGTGACAACCTAGGTCAGGGAAGTGACAACCTATGTCAGGGGAGTGACAACCTAGGTCAGGGGAGTGACAGCCTAGGTCAGGGGAGTGACAACCTAGGTCAGGGGAGTGACAACCTAGGTCAGGGGAGTGACAACCTAGGTCAGGGGAGTGACTACCTAGGTCAGGGCAGTGACAACCTAGGTCAGGGAAGTGACAACCTAGGTCAGGAGAATGACAACCTAGGTAAGGGGAGTGACAACCTAGGTCAGGGAAGTGACAACCTATGTCAGGGGAGTGACAACCTAGGTCAGGGGAGTGACAGCCTAGGTCAGGGGAGTGACAACCTAGGTCAGGGGAGTGACTACCTAGGTCAGAGGAGAGTGACAACGTTGGTCAGGGGAGTGACAGCCGAGGTCAGGGCAGTGACAACCTAG
- the LOC117326754 gene encoding spore wall protein 2-like, with amino-acid sequence MEQSLLDQIDGSDLGGSDNLGQGSDNLGQGSDNLGQGSDNLGQGSDNLGQGSDNLGQGSDNLGQGSDNLGQESDKHGQGSDNLGQGGDNLGQGSDNLGQGSDNLGQESDKHGQGSDNLGQGSDNLGQGSDNLGQGSDNLGQGSDNLGQESDKHGQGSDNLGQGGDNLGQGSDNLGQGSDNLGQESDKHGQGSDNLGQGSDNLGQESDNLGQESDKHGQGSDNLGQGSDSLGQGSDKHGQGSDNLGQGGDNLGQGSDNLGQGVTI; translated from the coding sequence GGAAGTGACAACCTAGGTCAGGGAAGTGACAACCTAGGTCAGGGAAGTGACAACCTAGGTCAGGGAAGTGACAACCTAGGTCAGGGAAGTGACAACCTAGGTCAGGGAAGTGACAACCTAGGTCAGGGAAGTGACAACCTAGGTCAGGGAAGTGACAACCTAGGTCAGGAGAGTGACAAACATGGCCAGGGGAGTGACAACCTAGGTCAGGGAGGTGACAACCTAGGTCAGGGAAGTGACAACCTAGGTCAGGGAAGTGACAACCTAGGTCAGGAGAGTGACAAACATGGCCAGGGGAGTGACAACCTAGGTCAGGGAAGTGACAACCTAGGTCAGGGAAGTGACAACCTAGGTCAGGGAAGTGACAACCTAGGTCAGGGAAGTGACAACCTAGGTCAGGAGAGTGACAAACATGGCCAGGGGAGTGACAACCTAGGTCAGGGAGGTGACAACCTAGGTCAGGGAAGTGACAACCTAGGTCAGGGAAGTGACAACCTAGGTCAGGAGAGTGACAAACATGGCCAGGGGAGTGACAACCTAGGTCAGGGAAGTGACAACCTAGGTCAGGAGAGTGACAACCTAGGTCAGGAGAGTGACAAACATGGCCAGGGGAGTGACAACCTAGGTCAGGGGAGTGACAGCCTAGGTCAGGGGAGTGACAAACATGGCCAGGGGAGTGACAACCTAGGTCAGGGAGGTGACAACCTAGGTCAGGGAAGTGACAACCTAGGTCAGGGAGTGACAATCTAG